One Gammaproteobacteria bacterium genomic window, GCTGGTCGCCGCTTTTCGTGCAACACTGGATGAGACTCGGGATGCTGATTTGTTGCTGCATGTGGTTGATGCGCACCAACCTGAGCGTGATGAGCATATCGCTCAAGTTAACAAAGTTTTGGCTGAAATTGGGGCGGATAATGTTCCTCAAATTGAAATCTATAATAAGACTGATTTGTTGCCCGATGAAATTATTCGAATTGATAAAAATAAAGATGGGGCTGTGAACCGTGTATGGTTGTCTGCCGCCTCTGGAAAGGGGGTTGCTCCATTACAGCAAACATTAGTAGACTATTTTTTGTGTCTGCCAGAATATGAATAAAACATTGGGTTTGTATACTAAAGGTTGCAGAGCGTGAGCGGCGACAGTAGAATCGGCGGCTGGTTTTTGACTTCTATTTGTTTATAATTGGCATCATACATAATATCGGAGATGATTTAATGGCTTGGAATACACCGGGGGATTCCGGAAATAAAGACCCGTGGAGCGGCGGGGGTAATAAAAAAAATGGACAAGGTCCTCCCGATCTGGATGAGGTGGTTCGTCAGCTTCAGAATAAAGTGACTGATATTTTTGGTGGCAAAAAAAACAGTGGCAAAGATGGTGGTGGTCAAATGAATGGCCCAAGCCCTAAAGCTATTGGCTTGCTTGCACTCGTTGCACTCATTATCTGGGGATTGACCGGTATTTATATTGTTGATCCTGCTGAGCGTGGTGTAGTACTACGTTTTGGTCAGTATGTTGATACAACAATGCCTGGGCCACATTGGCATTTGCCTTACCCGATTGAAACAGTCACTAAAGTTGATGTGGATCAAGTGCGTACAATTGAAGTGGGATATCGTACCGCAGGTACAACAACAGCTGCAGTACCGCGTGAAGCATTGATGTTGACTGAGGATGAAAATATTGTTGATATTGAAGTTGCCATCCAATACAAAGTAAAAAGTGCGCAGGATTATCTCTTTAATGTACGTGACCCTGATCTTACGTTGGGGCAAGCGACAGAGAGTGCGATACGTGAAATAATTGGTAAGTCGACAATGGATTTCGTGTTGACAGAAGGGCGTAGTCAGGTTGCAGCAGATACTGAGGTATTGATTCAAATAATTCTGGATCGCTACCAAAGTGGCTTGATTGTGGTCAGTGTCAATATGCAAGATGCGCAGCCACCAGAGCAAGTGCAAGATGCTTTTCATGATGCGGTGAAAGCGCGTGAAGATGAACAGCGTTTGAAAAATATAGCTCAGGCATACTCTAATGATATTTTACCTAAAGCTCGAGGAAATGCTGCACGCCAGCT contains:
- the hflK gene encoding FtsH protease activity modulator HflK, with the translated sequence MAWNTPGDSGNKDPWSGGGNKKNGQGPPDLDEVVRQLQNKVTDIFGGKKNSGKDGGGQMNGPSPKAIGLLALVALIIWGLTGIYIVDPAERGVVLRFGQYVDTTMPGPHWHLPYPIETVTKVDVDQVRTIEVGYRTAGTTTAAVPREALMLTEDENIVDIEVAIQYKVKSAQDYLFNVRDPDLTLGQATESAIREIIGKSTMDFVLTEGRSQVAADTEVLIQIILDRYQSGLIVVSVNMQDAQPPEQVQDAFHDAVKAREDEQRLKNIAQAYSNDILPKARGNAARQLEEANAYKARVVAESEGRVARFDSVLAEYKKAPKVTRERLYLDSLESVLANSSKVMIDVNGGNNLMYLPLDKMMGGSGVSSSSLAPAAVGSLLQSAGEQGQASNNRNREDFRSRERQ